From the genome of Candidatus Kapaibacterium sp., one region includes:
- the trpS gene encoding tryptophan--tRNA ligase: MEQRRVILSGIQPSGRLTIGHYAGALRNWVALQRDYECFFMVADLHAITVRQDPAELRQRTLETAALFLACGIDPQQSVLFVQSHVPEHTQLTWVLACLTGMGECSRMTQFKEKSAQHRHNVNVGLFAYPILMAADILLYQADLVPVGADQKQHLELARNLAERFNYHYGETFRIPEPYIPPVGAKIMSLQEPTKKMSKSDPNESAVLFLTDTPDDIRRKIRRAITDSGREIRYDEKNRPGISNLIVLYHVATGKSIPDIEQEFEGAGYADLKAAVAEALIEFLRPIREEYERLMAAPDFLFSVLLQGAEKARSRAQQTLRRVYERVGFLLTPVEAVTSVHNHLE; this comes from the coding sequence ATGGAGCAGCGCCGCGTCATCCTCAGCGGAATTCAGCCCTCCGGACGCTTGACGATTGGGCATTACGCTGGTGCTCTCCGAAACTGGGTAGCGCTGCAGCGGGATTACGAGTGCTTCTTCATGGTTGCTGATCTCCACGCCATCACGGTGCGACAAGACCCTGCTGAGCTTCGACAACGCACCCTTGAAACCGCTGCTCTCTTCCTCGCCTGTGGCATCGATCCACAGCAGAGTGTACTCTTCGTGCAGTCGCATGTCCCTGAGCACACCCAGCTTACTTGGGTGCTAGCATGCCTAACAGGCATGGGAGAGTGTAGCCGCATGACTCAGTTCAAAGAGAAGTCTGCTCAGCACCGACACAACGTCAACGTAGGGCTTTTCGCTTACCCTATCCTAATGGCAGCCGACATCCTGCTCTACCAAGCGGATCTCGTGCCAGTCGGGGCTGACCAGAAACAGCACTTGGAGCTTGCTCGGAACCTTGCGGAACGGTTCAACTACCACTATGGCGAAACGTTCCGAATCCCCGAGCCATACATCCCACCGGTAGGGGCAAAGATCATGAGCTTGCAGGAGCCGACGAAGAAGATGTCCAAATCTGACCCCAACGAAAGCGCCGTGCTCTTCCTTACGGATACCCCCGACGACATCCGCCGCAAGATTCGGCGGGCTATCACAGACTCTGGCCGCGAAATCCGCTACGACGAAAAGAACCGTCCAGGCATCAGCAACTTGATCGTGCTCTACCACGTTGCCACGGGCAAGTCCATCCCAGACATTGAGCAGGAGTTCGAGGGTGCGGGGTATGCTGACCTGAAGGCTGCTGTAGCAGAGGCCCTCATTGAGTTCCTGCGCCCCATCCGGGAGGAGTATGAGCGGCTCATGGCGGCCCCAGATTTCCTCTTCTCTGTTCTACTGCAAGGAGCTGAGAAGGCACGTTCCCGCGCGCAGCAGACGTTGCGGAGGGTGTACGAGCGAGTTGGCTTCCTCCTCACCCCTGTGGAAGCAGTGACCTCCGTCCACAATCACCTCGAATGA
- the rsmG gene encoding 16S rRNA (guanine(527)-N(7))-methyltransferase RsmG encodes MDSVQFWTICAANGITLEPEQLRALERYANELRYWNARVNLISRKDIEHLYEHHFLHSLAALKYVSLPERAWCVDVGTGAGLPGIPIAIARPDLHMLLVEAVAKKARLAALFARHTGLPHLQVKRVRIEELSDDPAYQHSFDAAFARAVAPLATLAKWTLPLLKPKGQLVAYKGGDISSEIETVRRSFPELSVTVHDIQLHGAPWFKEQQKRIVVCCRIS; translated from the coding sequence ATGGACAGCGTACAGTTCTGGACTATCTGCGCGGCCAATGGAATTACGCTAGAGCCAGAGCAGCTGAGGGCGCTCGAGCGCTACGCCAACGAACTGCGCTACTGGAATGCCCGCGTCAACTTGATTTCACGCAAAGACATCGAGCACCTCTACGAACATCACTTCCTCCACTCGCTGGCGGCTCTCAAGTACGTCTCACTGCCTGAACGCGCCTGGTGCGTAGATGTCGGCACCGGCGCAGGACTCCCAGGAATCCCTATCGCGATCGCTCGTCCCGACCTCCACATGCTGCTAGTGGAGGCCGTTGCAAAAAAAGCCCGTCTCGCTGCCCTCTTTGCACGCCACACAGGACTCCCCCACCTTCAGGTTAAGCGGGTCCGGATCGAAGAGCTCAGCGACGACCCAGCCTACCAGCACTCCTTTGACGCTGCCTTTGCCCGAGCTGTTGCCCCGCTAGCAACCCTCGCCAAATGGACGCTCCCGCTCCTCAAGCCCAAAGGACAACTCGTTGCTTACAAAGGTGGCGACATTAGCTCAGAGATTGAGACGGTTCGACGCTCCTTCCCCGAGCTATCCGTCACCGTCCACGACATCCAGCTCCACGGTGCTCCCTGGTTCAAAGAGCAGCAGAAACGCATCGTCGTCTGTTGCAGAATCTCGTAG